DNA from Hyalangium minutum:
GGCTGCCTTCCTCACGTACAAGGTGATCCGGAACTCGGGGAGCCGCTGGGATCCCACAGTGCAGAGGCGGCGCGGGCCCGATGGCCGGTTCCGCTCTTCTTGAGGGGATCGGTTGCCTGCCCAGCGGCCAGAGGGGCTCGCCCCTCATTCGTACGAGGGTTCGTCGCTACCGCGCCTGAACCCCCGCGTGGGTGGAACCTCACACCGGCGACCAGTGTCCCACCTGATGACAGGACCTTGAAGCGCGTTACGATGAACACACGCGAGGCCTTCACACAGTGGGGCTTCACGTTTGCGAAGCGAATTCATAACCTAGCGCTTACGTCCAAGTACTGGACTGCCGTGGTGGGCATCCCTCCCAGGTGCCCACACTTCCATGAAGGAGTGAAAGCAATGGCTCTCCCCGAGTTGCTCTCCCCCGCAATCAGCATCGCAGGGGTGCTCCTGATTGGACTGATCACCGCAGCGCTCGCGGGCCGTCAGGCCCGCCCGCAGCCGGTGCCCGTCCGCCGCAACCCGCCGCGCCGCCGCTAAGCCCGATTCGCGGCTCGAGCAGTCGCTGAGGGCCGCGCTTCAGTGCGAGTGAGCGCGCGCCAGGCGCTGAGCGGTGCGGAAGAGCTGAGAGCAGGAGTAGTCCAGAGGCGCCTCTTGGTTCTGGAGAGCATGGCGGGCCCGGAGGAAGGGCAGCCAGGCCCTGTAACCGACGATGACAGCGGCCTCTTCCAACTTCTTGCGCGGCACCCAGCGGCCGCCGAGTCCGTCCACCAAGTAGCGGCCGAGGAAGGCTCCCAGGGCGGGGACGAGCGTCTCTCGCTGTGCATGGGTCAGGCGCTTGCCCCAATGCATGTGCCACAGGTGCCAGTCGAGGTGAGGCAGGGCCTCCAGCGTGCCCTTCATGACCTGGGGCACCTCCTTTTCGAACAGGGCGACGAGCTGCTCGGCGTAGAGCCCCTCGTAGGTGTCGATGGCGGCCTGGACGCTGTCCACATCCGGCGCAGGAGCCTGGGCGGTGGGTAACCATTCCGAGACGGGAGGAGGGTGGTAGCGGTTGAGGCGCTCGACGAGGGCGCGATTGCCGCACCCGCCCTCAAACTCGGCCTCCATGCGGAGGATGTCGGCGACGTCGGGGTCGAACTCCAGGGGGATGGGAGAGAACTCGAGCGAGCGCTGGCGCAGGGTGGCCAGGGTGGATTCCAGGGAGAGCTCGGGGCGCAGGTGGACGAGGGCGCGGGCCTGAGCGAGGCGGGACTCCTCGGAGTCGAAGTCCGCGGGCGTGGGGCGAGTGAGCCAGAGGACGGCGCCGTGGGGCAGCTCCTCCATGAGGGCTGCAGCGAGGCCAGCAGGGCCAAGAGCACCCAAGCGCACAGGCGTGGCATGCGTGGAGCCTGTCATCGCCCCTGGGTGGGAGGAAGGACCTCTTGGCTCTCGCGGCCCTCAGCGCTTGAAGGAGAGCGAGAGCGCGAAGTCCTCCGCCGCGTCCGTCCACCATGAGGAGAGCTGGAGCCCCGCAGCGGCCAGCTCCGCCTCCACCTGCTCTGGACGGAACTTGCAGCTCACCTCCGTGCGCAGCACCTCGCCCTCCTCGAAGTGCGCGAAGCGCTCGAGCGCCGGCAGCCGCACCACCTGCTCCCGCAGCGAGATGAGCCGCATCTCGATCCAGCTGTGCTCCTCGTCGAAGGGTGCCAGGTGCGCGAAGGCTTCCACGTCGAAGTCCGCCCCCAGCTCGCGGTTCAGCACCCGCAGCACGTTGCGGTTGAACTCGGCCGTCACCCCCGCCCGGTCGTTGTAGGCCGCGAAGAGGCGATCCCTGCACTTGATCAGGTCCGTGCCCAGCAGCAGCCCGTCGCCTGGCTCCAAGCCCTCGGCCACCTCGCGGAAGAAGTGTGCGCGCTGCTCCGGCTTGAAGTTGCCGATGGTGCCCCCCAGGAAGGCCACCAGCCTTCGCCCTCCGCGCGGAAGGCGTCCCAGGTGGCGCTCGAAGTCTCCCACCACCGCGTGCACGGACACTCGCGGGTACTGCCGCGCGAGCCGCTCCGCCGCGCTCCGCAGGAAGGCCTCGCTCACGTCGAACGGCACGAAGCGCCGCAGCTGCCCCGCCTCCTGGAACGCGTCCAGCAACAGCCGTGTCTTCTCGCTCGTGCCGCTGCCGAGCTCGATGAGCGTGTCCGCGCCGCTCACCCGGGCGATCTCCGCCGCGCGCGCCTCGAGGATCTCCCGCTCGCGCCGCGTGGGGTAGTACTCGGGCAGCCGGGTGATGTCGTCGAAGAGCTGGCTGCCGCGCTCGTCATAGAGCCACTTCGGCGACAGCTCCTTGGGGCGCCCGCACAGCCCCGCCTCCGCTTCCTCGCAGAGCGCTCGCCGCGCGTCTCCCGGACGCACGTGCACGTCCACGGTGACCGGCTGCTGCCGCGTGACTCCTGTCCTCTGCTCCCTCCACAGGTAGATCAATTCGCGTCCCTCGCACAGCGGAAGCCGGCGAAGATCTGCCGGCGGATCGGGTAGTCCCAGTTGCGGAAACTGTTGCGCACGGCCACCGGGGCGCTCGCCCACGCGCCGCCTCGCAGCACCTTGTAGTCACTGCCGAAAAACACCTCCGAGTACTCGCGGTAGGGGAAGGCTCGGAAGCCCGCGTAGCCGCCGAAGTCGCTCGCCGTCCATTCCCACACGTCCCCGAGCAGCCCCCACACGCCGTCCGCACTCCGGCCCTCGGGGAATGCACCCACCGGCGCTGGGCCCCAGGTGTCTCCGCCCAGGTTCGCGTGCGCCGCCGTGGGCGCCGTGTGGCCCCAGGGGTGCTCGCGCGGCGTGCCGTCGCTGCCCACCGCGGCCTTCTCCCACTCGGCCTCCGTGGGCAGGCGCTTGCCGGCCCAGCGCGCGTACGCGTCCGCCTCGTACCAGCTCACGTGCTGCACGGGCTCGTCCTTGGGCAGCGCCTCCACCCAGCCGAAGCGCCGCCGCAGCCACACGTGCTGGCCCTGCGGCAGCCAGAAGAGGGGATGCGCCAGCCTCTCGGCCTGCACGTACGCCCAGCCCTTCGGGTGCCACCACCGCGGATCCTCGTAGCCGCCCGCCTCCACGAACACGAGGTAGTCCCCGTTCGTCACCGGGTGCGCATCGAGAAAGAACGGCGCCACGTCCACCGTGTGCACGGGGCGCTCGTTGTCGTACGCCCAGGCCCCGTCACTGCCCAGGCTCACCGGTCCGCCCGAGATCAGCACCTCGTGCTGCGGCACGGCACCGGGGCGGGGACGCTCGCGCGCGGCCGGGCGGTACTCGAACGTCGTCATCAGCTGCAGCGTGGCGGCGAGCGTCTCCGCGTGCTGCTGCTCGTGCTGCGCCACCATGCCGAACACGAAGCCGTCTCTCAGCAGCGGCTCGGGCGAGTCCTCCGGCACCGTGTCCAGGTGCTCGCGCACGGCCTCGCGCACGCGCGCGGCGTACGCGAAGGCTTCAGCGGGAGCCAGCAATGGCAGCTGGGAGCGGGTGCGGCGCGGGTGCTGGAAGGCGTCGTAGATGGCGTCGAAGGACGGATCCGTGAGGGCCTTGCCTCCGAGCGAACGCAGCAGCCACTGCTCCTCGTAGTTGGCCACGTGCGCCACGTCCCAGACGAGCGGCGACATCAGCGGCGAGTGCTGACGCACCAGCTCCGGCTCCGGCAAGCCGGCCAGCATGCCCAGCGTCCGGGCCCGCGCGGTCTCCAGCTCCCGCAGGGCACGAGCCTTCCACGGGCCTCCTGTGACATGCCTCGCTCTCGCCACGCTGCCGCCGCCTGACATAGCCCCTCCCAAGTTAGGGAGGCCGATCCGGATTGGCAGCGCCTCGGACTGCTGGGCTGCCCTGTGCCGGATACTTCCTTCGGCTTCGCCCCGAGGGGCGCTCCGAGGCCTCCTGCCCTCTTGCGTTGCTTCCGCCAGAGAGAACCTGTCAGGGAGGAGGTTTGAATGCAAACGATTAGACGGGGGAGACGGGCGTCTTCCCGGGACCGCTCACTCCTTGACGATCTTCACGTTGAAGTACGGCGTCTTCAGCGCGCCCCACAGGCGCAGCCACAGGGGCAGATAGGACTCCGTGCCGCGCGCGGTGGTGATGTCGCCCAGGTCCACCAGCTCCTTCCAGCCGAACTGCGTCTTGAGGAACTCGCCCACTTTGGCCTTGGCCGCCGTGTCGTTGCCGCTGATGAACATCACATGGTCCCCCCCGCCAATCCTCCCGGGGTTCACCATGATCTCCGCCGTCACCGTGTTCAGCGTCTTGATGACGTGGGTCTCCGGGAACGCCGCCTGGAGGCGCTCGCCCAGCGAGTCCGTGTTCCCCGCGAACAGCGTGGGCGGCATGCCCTTGGAGAAGTCCAGCGGGTTGGAGATGTCGATGAGGATCTTCCCCTTGAGGCTGCCCGCCCCGGCCGCGTTCAGCGCGTCCAGCGCTCCCGCGCCCGAGGTGCAGTTGAAGATCAGCTCGCCGAACCCCGCCGCGTCCGCGAACGTGCCCTGAGAGGCCTTGGCGCCCGCCTTCTTCGCCCACGCCACCGCCTTCTCGTTGTTCGCCGTGCGCGAGCCCATCTTCACCTCGTGGCCCAGCGCCACGAGCTTGGTGCCAATCGTCGCGCCCACCATGCCGGTACCGAAGACTCCGATCTTCATCGCGTGCTCCTCCGTGAATGCGTGCGAGGAGAAAAGTACCGGAGCACCCCCAGGTTGAGAATCACCCGCCCGCTCAACCTTCCGTCAACTTCCGGTTAACAATGCAGGCATGGACCTGTTCTCCGGAGTGCTCCCTTTCCTCCACACCGCGGAGGAGCGCAGCTTCCGCAAAGCCGCCGCGCAGCTCGGGGTGACGACGGCCGCCGTCAGCAAGGCCGTGGCCCGGCTCGAGGCGGACCTAGGCATCACCTTGCTCCACCGCACCTCGCGCCACGTCTCCCTCACCCCCGAGGGCGCCACCTTCTTGGAGCACTGCCGCGAGGCGGTGACGCGGCTGCAGGCCGGGCGCGAGCTGCTCGCCCAGGCCCAGAAGGTCGCCGAGGGCGAGCTCAAGGTCTCCATGCCCCTCATCCTCGGCCGCGTGGTGGTGCCCGAGCTGGGGCGCCTGTCCGCCCGCCACCCGCGCCTGTCCTTCAACCTGTCGCTCACGGATCGCTTCTCGCGCTTGGCCGAGGAGAGTGTGGATGTCGCAGTCCGCATCGGCGAGCTGGAGGACTCGAGCCTCGTCTCGCGCACCCTGCGCGTGCCGCAGTGGGTGACGGTGGCCTCGCCCGCGTACCTCGGCCGCAGCGGCACGCCCCGTCATTACAAGGAGCTGGAGCGCCACGCGTGTCTGAAGTTCGTCACGCCCGCGGGCATCTCGCGCGAGTGGGAGTTCCGCGATCGCCGCGAGGCCCGCCCCCGCACGGTGCGGACGCCGGACTCGTTCCGAATCGATCACGGAGAGCTGTTGGTGGAGGCCGCCGTGTCGGGGCTCGGCATCTGCCAGGCCTTCGACT
Protein-coding regions in this window:
- the egtD gene encoding L-histidine N(alpha)-methyltransferase — translated: MYLWREQRTGVTRQQPVTVDVHVRPGDARRALCEEAEAGLCGRPKELSPKWLYDERGSQLFDDITRLPEYYPTRREREILEARAAEIARVSGADTLIELGSGTSEKTRLLLDAFQEAGQLRRFVPFDVSEAFLRSAAERLARQYPRVSVHAVVGDFERHLGRLPRGGRRLVAFLGGTIGNFKPEQRAHFFREVAEGLEPGDGLLLGTDLIKCRDRLFAAYNDRAGVTAEFNRNVLRVLNRELGADFDVEAFAHLAPFDEEHSWIEMRLISLREQVVRLPALERFAHFEEGEVLRTEVSCKFRPEQVEAELAAAGLQLSSWWTDAAEDFALSLSFKR
- the egtB gene encoding ergothioneine biosynthesis protein EgtB — encoded protein: MARARHVTGGPWKARALRELETARARTLGMLAGLPEPELVRQHSPLMSPLVWDVAHVANYEEQWLLRSLGGKALTDPSFDAIYDAFQHPRRTRSQLPLLAPAEAFAYAARVREAVREHLDTVPEDSPEPLLRDGFVFGMVAQHEQQHAETLAATLQLMTTFEYRPAARERPRPGAVPQHEVLISGGPVSLGSDGAWAYDNERPVHTVDVAPFFLDAHPVTNGDYLVFVEAGGYEDPRWWHPKGWAYVQAERLAHPLFWLPQGQHVWLRRRFGWVEALPKDEPVQHVSWYEADAYARWAGKRLPTEAEWEKAAVGSDGTPREHPWGHTAPTAAHANLGGDTWGPAPVGAFPEGRSADGVWGLLGDVWEWTASDFGGYAGFRAFPYREYSEVFFGSDYKVLRGGAWASAPVAVRNSFRNWDYPIRRQIFAGFRCARDAN
- a CDS encoding NADPH-dependent F420 reductase; amino-acid sequence: MKIGVFGTGMVGATIGTKLVALGHEVKMGSRTANNEKAVAWAKKAGAKASQGTFADAAGFGELIFNCTSGAGALDALNAAGAGSLKGKILIDISNPLDFSKGMPPTLFAGNTDSLGERLQAAFPETHVIKTLNTVTAEIMVNPGRIGGGDHVMFISGNDTAAKAKVGEFLKTQFGWKELVDLGDITTARGTESYLPLWLRLWGALKTPYFNVKIVKE
- a CDS encoding LysR family transcriptional regulator, which gives rise to MDLFSGVLPFLHTAEERSFRKAAAQLGVTTAAVSKAVARLEADLGITLLHRTSRHVSLTPEGATFLEHCREAVTRLQAGRELLAQAQKVAEGELKVSMPLILGRVVVPELGRLSARHPRLSFNLSLTDRFSRLAEESVDVAVRIGELEDSSLVSRTLRVPQWVTVASPAYLGRSGTPRHYKELERHACLKFVTPAGISREWEFRDRREARPRTVRTPDSFRIDHGELLVEAAVSGLGICQAFDFMVTEHLRAGRLVEVLAPYAAEGPPIRALCLPRRQSTPRVRVFLDFLQQVLRRER